Below is a genomic region from Fischerella sp. PCC 9605.
TAGAAAACGAGTAGCTATGGCATGACCAAATATTTAATCAATCGTTTACTAACTTCTATCCCGACACTCATTGCCATCAGTATTGTTGTCTTCGCAATTTTGGCATTAGCACCAGGCGATCCGATGGGTGAATTTGCGCTTAATCCCTCCATTACAGCAGAAGTTCGGGAGAATTTGAAAAGATCGCTGGGTTTGGATCAACCGATGCATATCCGTTACATCAAATGGGTTACGTCTTTTATCAGTGGAGACATGGGTTATTCCTTCACCAGCCGTAGCTCAGTCAGTGAGTTGATTCTCCAACGCCTACCGACAACTTTATGGATAGTTGGTTCTGCTTATGTTATCAGTGCGCTGCTAGCTGTTCCTTTGGGGGTAATTTCCGCTCTTAAACGCCATTCAGTTGTAGATATGATAGTGACAACTATCGTATTTTTAGGATTTTCTTTACCGACATTTTTTACTGGGTTGCTATTTATTATTGTCTTTAGCGTGCAATTAAAATGGCTACCTTTTATCTATAACAGTACTTTGCAGGTGACAGATTGGCAGAGTTTTGTAGCCCAAATTAAACAATCGATTATGCCTGTGTGTGTGCTGACACTTTGGCAAACAGCATTGTTAATGCGTTTTGTCCGTTCCGAAGTTTTAGAAAAAGTCCATCAAGATTACGTGCGTACTGCTTATGCTAAGGGATTGTCTACCTTTGCAGTCATCAAGCGTCATGTTTTGCGGAATGCTTTAATTCCTGTAGTTACGTTGGTGGCATTAGATATTCCCAATATTTTTGCAGGGGCTTTGGTGACAGAACAGGTTTTTCGTGTTCCTGGTATTGGTGCTTTATTGATTGAATCTATTTATCGCAATGACACACCAGTTGTGATGGCAATTACTTTTATTTATGCAATTTTGATTGTTATTTTTAATTTAGTTGCAGATATTCTTTACGGTTGGTTAGATCCTCGTGTTCAATACACGAAGTAGTTAGAAGCTAATAATTTATGTTAGAGCGATCGCCAAATCAGAACACAGTAGATTCCGAGTTTTCCGGTTCTGATTTTATCCTTGAACAAAGAACCCTCAGTCTAGATATATGGCGCAAGTTTCGGCGCAACCGTCAGGCTTTGTTTGGTACTGTGGTGCTGCTGGTGATAGTTTTAAGTGTGATTTTGGGGCCATTTATATACACGACTCCTTTCAACCAAGTTGACTTCGCTAAATCTAGTCTCCCCCCCAGTTGGGAACATCCCTTTGGTACAAATGATTTGGGTCAGGATATATTAGCGAGGTTGTTATATGGTGGACGGATATCAATCGCCGTGGGAATTTTTTCCATGTTGGTTGCTATCTTTATAGGGACATTCATTGGTGCGATCTCCGGTTTTTATGGCGGTTTTTTGGATACGCTGTTGATGCGGTTGACAGATTTGTGCTTGGCTTTACCGCGATTACCGTTGTTACTGTTGGTAATATTTCTATTCCGTGATGCCATTAAAGCGATCGCAGGGCCAGAGTTGGGTATATTTGCACTGGTAGTCTTGATTATTGGTGGACTCAATTGGATGTCTGTAGCCAGACTAGTCAGAGCCGATTTTTTGACTGTACGTGAAATGGAATTTGTCACGGCTGCGCGGGCACTTGGTGCTAATCCTAGGCGACTAATTTGGATTCACATTTTGCCAAATGTCATTAGTCCCGTGCTGGTTGCAGCTACTCTTTCAGTTGGCAATGCAATTATCACGGAATCAACCCTCAGTTTTTTTGGTCTTGGTTTTCCGCCAGATGTACCAACCTGGGGACGAATGCTTTATGAAGCACAAAATTTTCTGGAATTTGCTCCTTATATGGTGCTGTTTCCAGGGACGGCAATATTTCTGACGGTACTGAGTATTAATTTTATTGGAGACGGTTTGAGAGATGCCTTAGATCCCAGGCTCTCTTGAAAATAGGGGAAAGGGGAAAGGGGAATAGGTATTTTCATCCTTGGTTGTGGGATTTTCCCGTAATTAACTGCCTTGAAAAAAGGTAGCTTGCTGAAGAAAAGTTGCCAATCAAATTGCTTCTTCTGTACCAAACACATTGAAAATCTCATCTAAACCCGTAGATGAGAATAATATTATTACCAGGCATATCGACTTTTTCTTTCAAATCAAGCCCGTATTTTTGGGAAGTCCTAGTAATGTCTGTAATGTCTTTTAGTCCCCATTCCGGCACTCCGTAAGAGAGAAGGGTTCTGTCGAATTCTTCATTTGATGGTGTTGTGTAAGCGCCATCAACTTTAAATGGGCCGTAAATGAACAGAGAACCGCGATCGCTAAGATGGTTTGCCGTACAATTCATCATCCCATCTGCAACAGAGATTGGCGCAACCTGGAATATATTAATACAGAAAATGGCATCAAATTTTTTTCCAATTAGAACTGACCAGGTTTGCGGCTGAGTTAAATCCAGTTTTATTGGCGGTTGGACGTTTTTAAGATTAGTCTGTTGAGTTAATTGCCCAATATTTTCAAACACCTCCTCATTCATATCCGAGGGCTGAAAACTCAGGTGCTGAAAATGAGGAGCGAAGTAGTTGATGTGCATGCCACTACCAGAGGCAAACTCTAGAACGTAACCTTCGCTCTTAGGTAACTTTTCTTTAAACACTTCCAGAATCGGATCGCGGTTGCGATTCCCTGCCCAGGCAACGTAGGGACTAAGCGGATACGGATCGAGTGGAGGTTTTTCTAATGTTGACATTTGTTGCTTATCTATGGTATTCGCGCGGAATGGAGAATCATTGAGATTCTGCCGGATAGAAAGGAGAACTCATGCCAATACTAGCTTGTTTGGTTGCATCACCATCGAAAAGCTTCACTGTGAGATTTCCATTGACCTGTTTTGCAAATGGAATCAATAAGCCATCAATATAACTTTGGGCATTCTCTATAGAATCAAATTCATAAAAGCCACCAACACTATTAGTGTTTACACCACTTAACCAAGTTTTAGATTTCAATCCTGGGAATTTTTTCATTTCCACATTGATTGGAACCCAATCAATTTCACCGAACGGAATTGAGATTTGATACTCGGCGTATACAAATACTTTATTCACAGGCATTTTTGACCTCGTTCTGAATTTGTCTTCTATTATTTGCTTCTGGCACAAGCCCAATATAGAAGCGAACTGAGTTGACTCGTAGGGGTCAAACAATCTGACTTGTGGGTATCTACACTAGTCAAATAGGCGGTACTTTTTTGATCGATTTGCCGTAGATTAGTTCACATTTATTGTACAGTATTTTCTGAAATATAAGCCTTTTTGGAAACAAAATTATGTATAACTAATTATTAGATAATATAAGTTACCATCTTCTTGATAATTGGTTAGTTATAAATCATTTCCTATCTCAAGTAAGATTGATACTAGATGATAAATATGATGAGAGAAATAACACGCCGCAAATTTATCGCAACTGCCACCCTTGCAACGGGTTTTGCCTTGGCTGTGCAACCCATTTCTGCCAAAGTCATCACCACCGATACTAAAGGATTAGTGGCGGGTGCGGTGAAAATTCCCGTCAAAGATGGTGAAATTCCTGCCTACAGAGCAATGCCCGCCACTGGCGGTAATTTTCCAATTGTCCTAGTAATCCAGGAAATATTTGGCGTACACGAACACATTCAGGATATCTGCCGTCGCTTTGCAAAGTTGGGATACGTGGCGATCGCTCCAGAATTGTTCGTGCGTCAGGGCGATGTCTCGAAATTAAGCAGTATTGAAGAAATTCGCCCGATAGTGGCGAAAGTACCGGATGCTCAAGTAATGTCCGATCTTGATGCGACAGTAAACTGGGCTGTAAAGTCATCTAAGGGTAACGTTAATAGATTAGGCATTACAGGTTTCTGCTGGGGTGGTCGCATTACCTGGTTATATGCAGCATACAATCCCAAAGTCAAGGCAGGGGTAGCGTGGTATGGGCGACTAGTAGGCGATACCACCGAACAGACACCCAAGCATCCCGTCGATATTGCCTCCGGGCTGAAAGTTCCTGTTCTCGGACTCTATGGCGGCAAGGATACAGGCATTCCCCTTGATACAGTGGAACAAATGCGCGATCGCCTCAAGTCCAGCAGCAGCAAATCCGAAATCATCGTCTACCCCGATGCGCCCCATGCCTTTTTTGCTGATTATCGCCCCTCCTACCGCGAAAAAGAAGCCAAAGAGGGCTGGCAACGCCTCCAAGCATGGTTTAAGCAGCATGGCGTGTAAGTGCGCGAAATTGCACCAAGACTCTGCGAGCCTCTGCGCTTACCTCCGCGCCCCTCTGCGTTGAAAATGCTACTCTTTTACGCAAATAAAGAACCCTGTGACACCAACAGAATTTTCATTGGCTGGAAAAATCGCCCTGGTGACTGGAGGGAACCGGGGACTAGGGCTGGAAATCGTCAAAGCGCTTGCCAGTGCTGGTGCGTTTGTTCTCATCAATGGACGAAATCAAGAAAACCTAGATCGAGCAGTTACGGCTGTTAAATCGCTTGGCGGATCAGCCTCGCCATTGCAGTTAGATATTACGGATGAAGCAGCCGTTGAAAAAGCATTCAACTCAATTCGAGAACAATACGGGCGGCTTGATATCCTTGTTAATAATGTTGGTATGCGCGATCGCCGTGGTTTGTTTAAATTTGAAATGGATGCGGTACGTCACCTCGTCGAAACCGATCTCATTGCTCCCTTCAATCTCTGCCGGAAAGCAGCGCAGCTAATGATCGAGAATGGAGAGGGGAGAATCATTAACATCACGTCGATTGCCGGATCAATAGCAGGCGCTGGCGACGCTGCTTATACTGCCGCCAAAGGAGGACTTGAAGCTTTAACTCGGGCACTTGCCGCTGAACTCGGAACATACGGAATAACTGTCAATGGTGTTGCCCCTGGCTTTTTCGCAACAGAATCCAATGCGGATATAGTCGCGGATCGGGAAATTGCCGCTTGGCTGCAAAAACGAACCTCTCTTGGTCGTTGGGGAGAACCCAAAGAAATCGCTGGTGCTGTCATTTTCTTTGCTTCAACTGCTGCATCCTACGTCACCGGTCAGGTTTTGGCGGTTGATGGTGGATATCTAACTCATTTCTAATCTTTAGGTGCATGCAATGTTGTGTATATCATGCACGGGTTATCCTAACCTGCCTTTAGGAAATCGAGATTCAGCTCTAGCTTCTCTCCTAACCACAGGGAATGCTCTGTATGGTCTTTCACATCGTCTCCTGTCTCGGGGTGGATAAGAACATCTAACCCCTCACGATTGAGCATTAACCAGGGAACGACCTGGCCAAACTGTTCTGGAGAGAATGCAACTTGATACATTGCTTGTGGGTGCGGGCCAATCGGCCGATCATGCCAGCGTCCTAACCGCACGTCAAACATAGCGCCCAACCCTTCACGTACACGCGCAGCTGCCTCACGACTTGCAGTATCAAAGTAAACATGAGCGTGAAAACCAGTGATTTTAGTAGTATTCTCTTTCATCATTCTCAGCTCCTATTTTCGCTTTTATCACTGAGATTGTGGGGAAACAGCGTAATTGAATCGATACACATCCATTTTGACCTCGTGAAACACAGTTTCCCTCTCATAACGCATACCCAATTTTTCCAGAACTCTAACCGATGCTACGTTTGCTTTTTCAGCAATGCCCAGAATGTATGGAAGCTTGAGTTGCTCAGATCCATATTTTAGAACTGCTGATGCAGCCTCGGTTGCTAAACCTTTACCCCAAAACTTTGGATCTAGTCGATACCCAATCTCTTTTTCATTTTTGTTATCTATTTGCTCTACCGCTATTCCACAATAGCCAATTAATTCATTACTTTCTTTGAAAAAAACAGCCCACTTTCCAAAACCATACTTCGCATACGAAGCAATAAAACCCTCTATTTTCTTTTGAGTTTCTGCAACTGAAAGGATACCTGTTGGAGAGAACTTCATGACTTGCGGATTTGCAAGTATTGGTGCAAGTTGCCGAAAGTCTTCTTGTTTAAATTCTCTAAGAACAAGTCGTTGTGTCTCTACTTGCATGTTGATTATCTGTTTATCAATTATTATTCCTTCGCCAATCTTTAATGTTCCAAGTATCAGTATCCCACGGAGTTAAATCTACACCAGCCAGCCGATTACTTGCAGCACTGACGTTGGCGCGACCAATTAGGGGAATCACAATTGCATCTTTAATTAGTAAATCGTTCATTTGAATAAATAGCTGTCGGCGTTTTTCTGAATTTAACTCCTTTGTAGACTGTTGCCAAAGCTTGTCATATTCAGGATTGCAATAGCGTGAAACGTTGTAACGTGACCAATTGTTCTTTTTTTGAGGAATATCATCACAAGTCCACGTCTTCATATATGCACCAGGGTCGGGATTTTCATTGCCGTTAGTATACATTTGCATATCGGCGTAGAAACGAGCAGTCGTATCTGGATTAGAAGGATCGGCAGAGAAATAAATACTTGGAT
It encodes:
- a CDS encoding SDR family oxidoreductase — translated: MTGGNRGLGLEIVKALASAGAFVLINGRNQENLDRAVTAVKSLGGSASPLQLDITDEAAVEKAFNSIREQYGRLDILVNNVGMRDRRGLFKFEMDAVRHLVETDLIAPFNLCRKAAQLMIENGEGRIINITSIAGSIAGAGDAAYTAAKGGLEALTRALAAELGTYGITVNGVAPGFFATESNADIVADREIAAWLQKRTSLGRWGEPKEIAGAVIFFASTAASYVTGQVLAVDGGYLTHF
- a CDS encoding ABC transporter permease; this translates as MLERSPNQNTVDSEFSGSDFILEQRTLSLDIWRKFRRNRQALFGTVVLLVIVLSVILGPFIYTTPFNQVDFAKSSLPPSWEHPFGTNDLGQDILARLLYGGRISIAVGIFSMLVAIFIGTFIGAISGFYGGFLDTLLMRLTDLCLALPRLPLLLLVIFLFRDAIKAIAGPELGIFALVVLIIGGLNWMSVARLVRADFLTVREMEFVTAARALGANPRRLIWIHILPNVISPVLVAATLSVGNAIITESTLSFFGLGFPPDVPTWGRMLYEAQNFLEFAPYMVLFPGTAIFLTVLSINFIGDGLRDALDPRLS
- a CDS encoding dienelactone hydrolase family protein, which gives rise to MREITRRKFIATATLATGFALAVQPISAKVITTDTKGLVAGAVKIPVKDGEIPAYRAMPATGGNFPIVLVIQEIFGVHEHIQDICRRFAKLGYVAIAPELFVRQGDVSKLSSIEEIRPIVAKVPDAQVMSDLDATVNWAVKSSKGNVNRLGITGFCWGGRITWLYAAYNPKVKAGVAWYGRLVGDTTEQTPKHPVDIASGLKVPVLGLYGGKDTGIPLDTVEQMRDRLKSSSSKSEIIVYPDAPHAFFADYRPSYREKEAKEGWQRLQAWFKQHGV
- a CDS encoding DOPA 4,5-dioxygenase family protein: MKENTTKITGFHAHVYFDTASREAAARVREGLGAMFDVRLGRWHDRPIGPHPQAMYQVAFSPEQFGQVVPWLMLNREGLDVLIHPETGDDVKDHTEHSLWLGEKLELNLDFLKAG
- a CDS encoding ABC transporter permease, coding for MTKYLINRLLTSIPTLIAISIVVFAILALAPGDPMGEFALNPSITAEVRENLKRSLGLDQPMHIRYIKWVTSFISGDMGYSFTSRSSVSELILQRLPTTLWIVGSAYVISALLAVPLGVISALKRHSVVDMIVTTIVFLGFSLPTFFTGLLFIIVFSVQLKWLPFIYNSTLQVTDWQSFVAQIKQSIMPVCVLTLWQTALLMRFVRSEVLEKVHQDYVRTAYAKGLSTFAVIKRHVLRNALIPVVTLVALDIPNIFAGALVTEQVFRVPGIGALLIESIYRNDTPVVMAITFIYAILIVIFNLVADILYGWLDPRVQYTK
- a CDS encoding YdhR family protein; translated protein: MPVNKVFVYAEYQISIPFGEIDWVPINVEMKKFPGLKSKTWLSGVNTNSVGGFYEFDSIENAQSYIDGLLIPFAKQVNGNLTVKLFDGDATKQASIGMSSPFYPAESQ
- a CDS encoding GNAT family N-acetyltransferase — its product is MQVETQRLVLREFKQEDFRQLAPILANPQVMKFSPTGILSVAETQKKIEGFIASYAKYGFGKWAVFFKESNELIGYCGIAVEQIDNKNEKEIGYRLDPKFWGKGLATEAASAVLKYGSEQLKLPYILGIAEKANVASVRVLEKLGMRYERETVFHEVKMDVYRFNYAVSPQSQ
- a CDS encoding DUF938 domain-containing protein, translated to MSTLEKPPLDPYPLSPYVAWAGNRNRDPILEVFKEKLPKSEGYVLEFASGSGMHINYFAPHFQHLSFQPSDMNEEVFENIGQLTQQTNLKNVQPPIKLDLTQPQTWSVLIGKKFDAIFCINIFQVAPISVADGMMNCTANHLSDRGSLFIYGPFKVDGAYTTPSNEEFDRTLLSYGVPEWGLKDITDITRTSQKYGLDLKEKVDMPGNNIILIYGFR